From the genome of Pseudomonas sp. gcc21, one region includes:
- a CDS encoding 1-acyl-sn-glycerol-3-phosphate acyltransferase has translation MGEFDAIKPFEDNDVPEVLKRLSGDKELCRMLARYRFARLSRWAPGLVERLVGFGLRREARGINSIEALQHKLEPYLNRLIERSTLDVTYSGLENLRKDQPHLFLANHRDIVMDPAFVNYALYHAGHPTPRIAIGDNLLQRPFVSDLMRLNKSFIVHRSVTGRREKLAVYQSLSAYINHSIQTGHSIWIAQSEGRAKDGKDETDSAIIKMLCMSRRNEAFEEVIRSLNIVPVSIAYEWDPCDLMKARELEQRERTGSYQKQPGEDDRSIAMGLTGYKGRVHVAFGEPMTDDYADARAVAREADRSILLSYRLYPSNYLAFEHLPDLPELAIGDWRKQFDAQQLTAEQARFEQRLAECPEEHRSWWLAQYANPVISQLRQQAFLDSL, from the coding sequence ATGGGCGAGTTTGATGCCATAAAGCCCTTTGAGGATAACGATGTCCCTGAAGTGCTCAAGCGCCTGAGCGGGGATAAGGAATTGTGCCGGATGCTGGCGCGATACCGCTTTGCGCGGCTATCGAGGTGGGCGCCCGGTCTGGTCGAGCGGTTGGTAGGGTTCGGCTTGCGTCGGGAAGCGCGGGGCATAAACAGCATCGAGGCGCTGCAACACAAACTCGAACCCTATCTGAACCGGTTGATCGAGCGCAGTACGCTGGATGTGACCTACAGCGGGCTGGAAAATCTGCGCAAGGATCAACCTCACCTGTTTCTGGCAAATCACCGCGACATAGTCATGGACCCGGCGTTCGTCAACTATGCGTTGTACCACGCCGGGCACCCGACGCCGCGGATTGCCATTGGCGACAACCTGCTGCAACGGCCCTTTGTCAGTGACCTGATGCGCCTGAACAAGAGCTTTATCGTGCACCGTTCGGTGACCGGACGCCGCGAGAAGCTGGCTGTCTATCAGTCGCTCTCAGCCTATATCAACCATTCGATCCAGACCGGGCATTCCATCTGGATCGCACAGAGCGAAGGGCGCGCCAAGGACGGCAAGGACGAGACTGACTCGGCGATCATCAAGATGCTTTGCATGAGCCGCCGCAACGAAGCCTTCGAGGAGGTGATCCGCTCGCTGAATATCGTTCCGGTGTCGATCGCCTACGAATGGGACCCCTGCGACCTGATGAAGGCGCGAGAGCTGGAGCAGCGTGAGCGTACCGGCAGCTATCAGAAACAGCCGGGCGAAGACGACCGCTCTATCGCCATGGGGCTGACGGGTTACAAGGGGCGGGTACATGTAGCGTTCGGCGAGCCGATGACCGATGACTATGCGGACGCGCGCGCCGTTGCCCGCGAGGCAGATCGCAGCATCCTGCTCTCGTACCGGCTGTATCCAAGTAACTATCTGGCCTTCGAGCACCTGCCGGACTTGCCGGAGCTGGCGATTGGCGACTGGCGTAAGCAGTTCGATGCGCAGCAACTGACGGCGGAGCAGGCGCGTTTCGAGCAACGCCTGGCTGAATGCCCCGAAGAACACCGCAGCTGGTGGTTGGCGCAGTATGCTAATCCGGTCATCAGTCAGCTGCGCCAGCAGGCCTTTCTGGACAGCCTTTAA
- a CDS encoding DUF2007 domain-containing protein — protein MLCIYQPADLTEGELLRHILMDRHIHCHLSGQYLQGAVGELPAHGLLGIWVPAEDADLARELISSWQQAEPVMPQSDDPDQQPEHELLA, from the coding sequence ATGTTATGCATCTACCAGCCGGCCGACCTGACCGAAGGCGAGCTGCTCCGGCACATACTCATGGATAGACATATCCACTGCCATCTCAGCGGCCAATACTTGCAGGGCGCTGTTGGCGAACTGCCCGCGCATGGGCTGCTGGGCATATGGGTGCCGGCAGAGGACGCCGATCTGGCGCGTGAACTGATCAGCTCCTGGCAGCAGGCAGAACCGGTCATGCCGCAATCCGATGACCCCGATCAACAACCCGAACACGAGCTGCTCGCCTGA
- the mnhG gene encoding monovalent cation/H(+) antiporter subunit G yields MTSQILPVAASVLVLLGALLSLLGAIGVWRLPDAYARMHSASKAGALGAILVLMGVLCATSGMVWMETLLAVCVLLITAPLAAHAIARAGYMAGIRPRTGSLGDALEEDLQRPKSPRS; encoded by the coding sequence ATGACGAGCCAGATACTGCCTGTTGCTGCATCGGTATTGGTCCTGCTCGGGGCGTTGCTGAGCTTGCTGGGCGCGATTGGCGTGTGGCGGTTACCGGATGCTTATGCGCGCATGCATTCGGCGAGCAAGGCCGGAGCGCTGGGGGCGATTCTGGTGTTAATGGGTGTGCTATGCGCTACCTCTGGCATGGTATGGATGGAGACCTTGCTGGCAGTATGTGTGCTGCTCATCACGGCGCCCCTGGCGGCCCATGCTATAGCCCGTGCAGGATATATGGCGGGGATTCGACCCAGAACCGGTTCACTTGGCGACGCGCTGGAGGAAGACCTTCAGCGGCCGAAATCCCCGCGGTCCTGA
- a CDS encoding monovalent cation/H+ antiporter subunit A, which produces MTLALIVLLPFLGCFLPLLTGERGRSLCATATMLAPIIGLVLLWRHVPDVFAGETVVQSWPWLTRVGLNLSFRLDGLGFMFALLIMGIGLLVILYARYYLSKNDPMGRFFAYLLLFMGSMLGVVLSENLLLMMFFWELTSLSSFLLIGYWSHSSDARKGARMALAVTGGGGLALLGGVLLLGQIVGSYELSDVLVAGDIIRAHALYPVVLVLVLLGVFTKSAQFPFHFWLPHAMAAPTPVSAYLHSATMVKAGVFLLARLYPALSDTDLWFYLVSITGMVTLLIGACTALFQHDLKGLLAYSTISHLGLITLLFGIDTRLAAVAAVFHIINHATFKASLFMAAGIIDHETGTRDMRRINGLWRYMPHTATLAMVAAAAMAGVPLLNGFLSKEMFFTETLQQHQFGNFSWIIPLVATLYGVFSVAYSLRFIHDVFFNGKPVNLPKYPPHEPPRYMKVPVEILVALCLLVGLWPAFTVSSLLAVAASATLGGGLPEYSLSVWHGFNLPLIMSIVAMVVGIIVYFTRRQLFGWYERLPDMDAKLVFENAIQTLVGRAGQFTLLLENASLQRYMTWMLFAALVVTGFWLVRLPVWQGEVAMSPVDGITLVGALILMIAAGATALMHRRRLVALIMLSVVGLMVALGFARFSAPDLALTQLSVEVVTIILFMLALFFLPRYTPRTSSTLRSSRDVILAGLAGLLVGGLTFAVLTRPYDTIASFFLENSYSGGGGTNVVNVILVDFRGFDTMGEVTVLAIAAVAIYALVDGLRLRIPETDMNGRGWARATRPLMLVNLTRVILPLALLVSVYIFFRGHNLPGGGFIAGLITAVALILQYVGSGEQWTTQRWGVNYHHLAGIGVLIAGLTGLGSFAFGYPFLTSAFGYFHFPLVGEVELATAMLFDLGVYLTVVGATLLILANIGKLSGSRTVRETL; this is translated from the coding sequence ATGACCCTGGCGCTTATTGTATTGCTACCTTTTCTGGGCTGTTTTCTGCCCCTGTTGACTGGCGAGCGAGGACGCTCGCTCTGCGCAACAGCCACCATGCTTGCGCCGATCATTGGCCTGGTTCTGTTGTGGCGTCACGTGCCCGATGTGTTCGCTGGCGAGACGGTTGTGCAGAGCTGGCCATGGCTGACCCGCGTGGGGCTGAATCTCAGCTTCCGGCTCGATGGGTTGGGCTTCATGTTCGCCTTGCTGATCATGGGCATCGGGCTGTTGGTGATCCTGTACGCCCGCTACTACCTGTCAAAGAACGACCCGATGGGGCGTTTCTTCGCCTATCTGCTGCTGTTCATGGGCTCAATGCTCGGCGTGGTGCTGTCGGAAAACCTGCTGCTGATGATGTTTTTCTGGGAGCTGACCAGCCTGTCGTCATTCCTGCTGATCGGTTACTGGTCGCATTCCAGCGACGCGCGTAAAGGTGCGCGCATGGCGCTGGCCGTTACCGGCGGGGGCGGGCTGGCCCTGCTCGGTGGCGTGTTGCTGTTGGGTCAGATAGTCGGCAGTTACGAGCTGAGCGACGTACTGGTGGCTGGCGATATCATTCGTGCCCATGCGCTGTATCCGGTGGTGCTGGTTCTGGTGCTGCTGGGCGTGTTTACCAAATCCGCCCAGTTTCCGTTCCATTTCTGGCTGCCCCATGCGATGGCGGCACCCACGCCGGTATCGGCCTATCTGCACTCGGCCACCATGGTCAAAGCGGGGGTGTTTTTGCTGGCGCGGTTGTATCCGGCGCTTTCCGATACCGATCTGTGGTTCTACCTGGTCAGTATTACCGGCATGGTCACCTTGCTGATCGGTGCCTGCACGGCGCTGTTTCAGCATGATCTCAAGGGGCTGCTGGCCTATTCGACCATCAGTCATCTGGGCCTGATTACCTTATTGTTTGGCATCGACACACGCCTGGCCGCAGTCGCCGCGGTGTTCCACATCATCAACCATGCGACCTTCAAGGCTTCACTGTTCATGGCCGCCGGCATCATTGACCACGAGACCGGTACCCGCGACATGCGGCGGATCAACGGCTTGTGGCGCTATATGCCGCATACCGCAACGTTGGCTATGGTCGCCGCGGCAGCGATGGCGGGGGTGCCGCTGCTCAACGGCTTCCTGAGCAAGGAAATGTTCTTCACCGAAACCCTGCAACAGCACCAGTTCGGCAATTTCAGCTGGATCATCCCGCTGGTCGCGACGCTGTACGGCGTTTTCTCGGTAGCCTATTCGCTGCGCTTCATCCACGACGTGTTCTTCAATGGCAAGCCGGTGAATCTGCCGAAGTACCCGCCGCATGAACCGCCGCGCTATATGAAGGTGCCGGTGGAAATCCTCGTGGCACTCTGTTTGCTGGTCGGCCTGTGGCCGGCGTTCACTGTCTCCAGCCTGCTGGCCGTAGCTGCCAGCGCCACGCTGGGTGGCGGCCTGCCGGAGTACAGCCTGTCTGTATGGCACGGCTTCAACCTGCCGCTGATCATGAGCATCGTGGCAATGGTGGTCGGCATCATTGTGTACTTCACGCGCAGACAATTGTTCGGCTGGTATGAACGCCTGCCGGATATGGACGCCAAGCTGGTATTCGAAAACGCGATCCAGACGCTGGTGGGGCGCGCCGGGCAATTCACGCTATTGCTTGAGAACGCATCGCTGCAGCGTTACATGACCTGGATGCTCTTCGCTGCGCTGGTGGTCACTGGCTTCTGGCTGGTACGCCTGCCGGTGTGGCAGGGTGAAGTGGCGATGTCGCCAGTTGACGGCATCACGCTCGTTGGTGCGCTGATTCTGATGATAGCGGCTGGCGCCACTGCACTCATGCATCGGCGCAGGCTGGTCGCGCTGATCATGCTCAGCGTGGTGGGGTTGATGGTCGCGCTGGGCTTTGCGCGCTTCTCCGCTCCGGATCTGGCATTGACCCAGCTCTCGGTTGAAGTGGTGACCATCATCCTGTTCATGCTGGCGTTGTTTTTCCTGCCGCGTTATACCCCGCGCACCTCATCCACTCTGCGTAGTAGTCGCGATGTGATTCTGGCTGGGCTGGCGGGGCTGTTGGTCGGCGGCTTGACCTTCGCCGTGCTGACCCGCCCCTACGACACCATTGCCAGCTTCTTCCTGGAGAACAGCTACAGCGGTGGCGGTGGCACCAACGTGGTCAACGTGATCCTGGTCGACTTCCGCGGGTTCGATACCATGGGCGAGGTCACCGTGCTGGCCATCGCCGCCGTCGCCATTTATGCACTGGTTGACGGGTTGCGTTTACGCATCCCTGAAACTGACATGAACGGGCGCGGTTGGGCGCGAGCCACGCGACCGCTCATGCTGGTTAACCTGACCCGTGTGATTCTGCCGCTCGCGCTGCTGGTATCGGTGTATATATTCTTCCGCGGCCACAACTTGCCCGGCGGCGGCTTCATTGCAGGCCTGATCACCGCCGTGGCGCTGATCCTGCAGTACGTGGGGAGCGGCGAGCAATGGACGACGCAACGCTGGGGCGTGAATTACCACCATCTGGCGGGTATCGGTGTGTTGATTGCCGGCTTGACCGGGCTGGGCAGCTTCGCCTTTGGCTATCCGTTCCTGACCAGCGCCTTCG
- a CDS encoding CPXCG motif-containing cysteine-rich protein: MQAIDEASLQCPHCGETIRLLLDLSGGAQSYVEDCQVCCQPIHVTLWMEEGDPDYHVDLRREQD; the protein is encoded by the coding sequence ATGCAGGCGATTGACGAAGCATCGCTGCAATGTCCGCATTGCGGCGAAACGATCCGTCTGTTGCTGGATCTGTCCGGCGGCGCCCAGTCCTATGTCGAAGATTGCCAGGTCTGCTGCCAGCCGATCCATGTCACGTTGTGGATGGAAGAAGGCGACCCCGACTATCACGTCGACCTGCGCAGGGAGCAGGATTAA
- the mbhE gene encoding hydrogen gas-evolving membrane-bound hydrogenase subunit E: MQFGLLAIALNGLCAPLIWRLLPRQALWLLALVPAGCFAWFVSLIPLVAGGDIVTSSMAWVPLLDVTFTLRLDGLALLFALLITGIGTLIVLYSGSYLSGHPHLGRFYAYLLIFMLGMLGLVLADDIMVMFVFWELTSIASFLLISFENTKPEARRAALQALLITAGGGLALLAGLVLLGIAGQGWRFSGLEAGVVQASSLSPAIMALVLIGCFTKSAQVPFHIWLPNAMNALTPVSAYLHSATMVKAGIYLLARLNPTLGGGVAWSSILIGIGALTALVGAVLAIRQYDLKRMLAYTTVAVLGQLTMLIGTNTTYGLQAFVLYLVAHSLYKGALFMAIGAVDHATGTRDLRRLGGLFTIMPFTGIAVGLAAFSNAGLPPFFGFIAKEFKYSGLIELGAIGWAVTIVMILTNALLFAAAGLIFIRAFLGRRPQYATAPHEVSPFMWLGALMLAIGGLGLGIWNQWPEAWLVNTAVEAISAGPIDVSLYLWGGITPAVIASVLTISLGVLFYLQADRVRWLARQLDRFWRVSGDLLWDGFLVRVFQLAGAVAGNFQHGSLRAHVALLACAVSVTILGGLWLVDAPLWPSESLAPLSLPGIVGALLAAGGAAGAALKSGRLALVASLAASGLGLALFYLSVNAPDVALTQLMVETLTVVFLAVVLRRMPGLPAVGSGSGRNRRWQVIAACTVGVAVTLLIMAVVSQPLPGDIAEWLTENSLPGGYGMNVVNVILVDFRAIDTLGEILVVALAALATSTLLGAGQAADIRPRGLPEFGSVLLRQGMRPLAAIMLAVSLVVFWRGHNYPGGGFIGGLVAATGFALLVLTFGRGIQRGLGRVPPTTIIAAGLACAMGAGIGAVLLGDSYMTSRWAEPFGVKLGTPLLFDLGVFLTVFGSVTHMLRNLVGRAS; the protein is encoded by the coding sequence ATGCAATTCGGCTTGCTTGCTATCGCGCTGAACGGGCTATGCGCGCCGCTGATCTGGCGTCTGTTGCCACGGCAGGCGCTGTGGCTGCTGGCACTGGTCCCAGCGGGCTGTTTCGCCTGGTTTGTGAGTCTTATCCCGCTCGTCGCAGGCGGAGACATCGTCACTTCCAGTATGGCCTGGGTGCCGTTGCTGGATGTCACCTTTACCTTGCGCCTCGATGGTCTGGCGTTACTGTTCGCCCTGCTCATCACCGGAATAGGCACGCTTATCGTGCTGTACTCCGGCAGCTACCTCAGCGGGCATCCCCATCTCGGTCGCTTTTACGCCTATTTGCTGATTTTCATGCTGGGCATGCTGGGGCTGGTGCTGGCGGACGACATCATGGTGATGTTCGTGTTCTGGGAGCTGACCAGCATCGCGTCCTTTCTGCTGATCAGTTTCGAAAACACAAAGCCCGAGGCCCGTCGCGCGGCGTTGCAGGCGTTGCTGATTACCGCAGGCGGCGGTCTGGCGTTGTTGGCCGGCCTGGTGCTGCTCGGCATAGCGGGGCAGGGCTGGCGGTTTTCCGGTCTTGAAGCGGGAGTGGTGCAGGCCAGCTCGTTATCCCCTGCGATCATGGCGCTGGTACTAATCGGCTGCTTTACCAAATCAGCGCAGGTGCCCTTTCATATTTGGTTGCCCAACGCCATGAATGCACTCACACCGGTGTCAGCTTACCTGCATTCGGCCACCATGGTAAAAGCAGGTATCTACCTGCTGGCACGCTTGAATCCTACTCTTGGCGGGGGCGTTGCCTGGAGCTCGATACTTATTGGTATCGGGGCGTTGACCGCTCTGGTTGGCGCTGTTCTGGCTATTCGCCAATACGATCTCAAGCGCATGCTGGCCTACACCACGGTCGCGGTGCTTGGCCAGTTGACAATGCTGATCGGTACCAACACCACCTATGGTCTGCAGGCATTCGTGCTCTATCTGGTGGCGCATTCCCTGTACAAGGGCGCCTTGTTCATGGCCATTGGTGCGGTGGACCACGCCACGGGTACGCGGGATCTGCGCCGGCTTGGCGGGCTTTTCACAATCATGCCGTTCACCGGCATCGCGGTGGGCCTGGCTGCCTTTTCCAATGCCGGTCTGCCTCCCTTTTTCGGCTTCATCGCCAAAGAGTTCAAGTACTCCGGTCTGATCGAACTGGGTGCTATCGGTTGGGCGGTCACCATCGTAATGATACTGACCAATGCACTGTTATTCGCAGCCGCAGGGTTGATATTCATTCGCGCCTTCCTGGGTCGTCGTCCGCAATATGCCACCGCACCGCATGAAGTATCACCCTTCATGTGGCTCGGCGCGCTCATGCTGGCGATCGGGGGGCTTGGTCTTGGGATCTGGAATCAATGGCCGGAGGCCTGGCTGGTCAACACCGCAGTGGAAGCCATTTCAGCTGGGCCGATTGATGTGAGCCTGTATCTCTGGGGCGGCATTACACCGGCCGTGATTGCCAGCGTTCTGACTATCAGTCTTGGCGTGTTGTTTTATCTGCAAGCTGATCGGGTGCGCTGGTTGGCCAGACAGCTTGACCGCTTCTGGCGGGTTAGCGGCGACTTACTGTGGGACGGCTTCTTGGTGCGGGTGTTTCAGCTGGCGGGTGCGGTGGCGGGTAACTTTCAGCACGGCTCGTTGCGCGCACATGTCGCATTACTAGCCTGCGCCGTGAGTGTGACCATTCTGGGTGGGCTATGGCTGGTGGATGCTCCCCTGTGGCCCAGCGAGTCTCTGGCGCCGCTGTCCTTGCCGGGAATTGTCGGCGCGTTGTTGGCAGCCGGCGGCGCGGCGGGTGCGGCGCTCAAGTCCGGACGCCTGGCGCTGGTGGCTTCGCTGGCGGCCAGTGGTTTGGGCTTGGCGCTGTTCTATCTTTCGGTCAATGCACCAGACGTAGCGCTGACCCAGCTGATGGTCGAGACCCTGACCGTGGTGTTCCTCGCTGTGGTATTACGGCGGATGCCGGGGCTGCCGGCCGTTGGCTCGGGTTCCGGACGCAACCGGCGCTGGCAGGTGATTGCCGCCTGCACCGTGGGTGTTGCGGTGACGCTGCTGATCATGGCGGTCGTCAGTCAGCCGCTCCCAGGCGATATTGCCGAGTGGCTGACCGAGAACAGCTTGCCCGGCGGCTATGGGATGAATGTGGTGAACGTCATTCTGGTGGACTTCCGGGCTATCGATACGCTTGGCGAAATTCTGGTGGTGGCCCTTGCTGCGCTGGCTACATCAACCTTGCTGGGTGCCGGTCAGGCGGCCGACATACGGCCCCGGGGGCTCCCGGAGTTCGGGTCAGTCCTGTTGCGTCAAGGTATGCGGCCACTGGCGGCGATCATGCTCGCGGTATCGCTGGTGGTGTTCTGGCGGGGACACAACTATCCCGGCGGCGGATTCATCGGCGGTCTGGTGGCAGCGACGGGTTTTGCGCTGCTGGTGCTGACGTTCGGACGGGGCATCCAGCGCGGGCTGGGACGGGTGCCGCCGACCACAATCATTGCTGCCGGCCTGGCCTGCGCCATGGGAGCCGGCATCGGCGCGGTCCTGCTTGGTGATTCCTACATGACCAGCCGCTGGGCAGAGCCCTTCGGCGTGAAACTAGGCACGCCGCTGCTGTTCGACCTTGGGGTCTTCCTGACAGTCTTTGGGTCGGTGACCCATATGCTGCGTAACCTGGTCGGGAGGGCCAGCTGA
- a CDS encoding proton-conducting transporter membrane subunit, translated as MNLLLVLPVLLPLTTLMLCLLVRRRLAWVTLISLAGSTLLLITGLWLVWIAAQGTVITGQMGSWPAPYGISLVIDRLSAVMVAITGVIGLATLVYMHRQPMAQEFLRDSHLFTQGLLTGICGAFITGDVFNLYVWFEVLLMGSFALISLGGGQRRLAGSMTYLVLNLLATLLFLLAAGLVYGASGTLNMGELALIFRSGEASGSATLGVTLMLLAFSIKGALFPVFGWLPASYHVAWVPVSALFAGLLTKVGVYALIRLVTLLWPEQGVAHEVLLWVACATMLVGVLGAAAQTEIRRILSFHIVSQVGYMVLGLALATPLALAGAVFYLIHHIVVKANLFLIGGLASRFTGSERLARMGGLYAAKPLLAVLFAIPALSLAGIPPLSGFWAKLILIRASLEAGQGWAASFALLTGAITVLSMSKIWNEAFLKPHPDGDHCEHADQAPRSAWVVVAVLALMTVLIGFGAGPAMEYAWAASLQLTEAQAYLQRPATEGAP; from the coding sequence ATGAATCTGCTGCTGGTACTGCCGGTACTGCTGCCGCTCACGACCCTGATGCTTTGTCTGCTTGTCCGGCGACGCCTGGCATGGGTCACGCTGATCAGTCTTGCCGGCAGCACACTGCTATTGATTACCGGTCTGTGGCTGGTGTGGATAGCTGCGCAGGGAACCGTGATCACGGGCCAGATGGGCAGCTGGCCCGCGCCCTATGGGATCAGCCTGGTGATCGACCGGTTATCGGCGGTGATGGTCGCCATCACTGGGGTGATTGGACTGGCGACGCTGGTATACATGCATCGCCAGCCGATGGCACAGGAATTTCTGCGCGACAGTCATCTGTTCACTCAGGGGCTGCTGACAGGGATATGCGGGGCGTTCATCACCGGCGATGTGTTCAACCTGTATGTCTGGTTTGAAGTGTTACTTATGGGGTCCTTCGCACTGATATCGCTGGGCGGTGGTCAGCGGCGGCTGGCGGGAAGCATGACCTACCTGGTACTCAACCTGCTGGCTACGCTGTTGTTCCTGCTGGCGGCAGGCCTGGTCTACGGTGCGAGCGGCACGCTGAACATGGGTGAGCTGGCCTTGATCTTCCGCAGCGGCGAGGCAAGTGGTAGCGCGACATTGGGTGTCACGTTGATGCTGCTGGCGTTTTCCATCAAAGGAGCGCTGTTTCCGGTATTCGGCTGGTTACCGGCTTCATATCACGTGGCCTGGGTGCCGGTGTCTGCGCTGTTTGCCGGATTGCTGACCAAGGTCGGCGTGTACGCGCTGATCCGTCTGGTGACTTTGCTCTGGCCTGAGCAGGGCGTGGCGCATGAAGTTCTATTGTGGGTTGCCTGCGCAACGATGCTCGTCGGCGTCCTGGGCGCAGCAGCGCAAACCGAGATTCGGCGCATCCTGTCCTTTCATATTGTCAGCCAGGTTGGCTACATGGTGTTGGGCCTTGCCCTGGCGACACCCCTGGCACTGGCCGGCGCGGTGTTTTATCTGATTCACCATATCGTTGTAAAAGCCAATCTCTTCCTGATTGGCGGTCTGGCATCGCGGTTTACCGGCTCCGAACGCCTGGCGCGGATGGGCGGTCTCTACGCAGCCAAGCCGTTGCTGGCGGTGCTTTTCGCCATCCCTGCCTTGTCATTGGCCGGCATTCCGCCCTTGTCAGGATTCTGGGCCAAGCTGATCCTGATACGCGCAAGTCTCGAGGCAGGTCAGGGATGGGCGGCTTCCTTTGCACTGCTGACCGGTGCCATAACAGTGCTGTCCATGAGCAAGATATGGAACGAGGCTTTTCTCAAGCCACACCCTGACGGGGATCATTGTGAGCACGCGGACCAGGCACCGCGTAGCGCCTGGGTGGTGGTCGCGGTGCTGGCCTTGATGACGGTGCTTATCGGCTTTGGTGCGGGGCCGGCAATGGAGTATGCCTGGGCCGCATCGCTGCAATTAACCGAGGCACAGGCATACCTGCAACGTCCGGCTACGGAGGGCGCACCTTGA
- a CDS encoding sodium:proton antiporter, producing MEWVAAITAGTMAGLGIWMMLDQHLIRVVLGITVFSNAMNLGVLVAGRHAGDAPAFVALGSDTAGLANPLPQALVLTAIVIGFALFVFALSILKRTHELHGDEETDHVSAVVEEPAPDGQENGIEEGDERPPAEAKPSPRGAQ from the coding sequence ATGGAATGGGTCGCGGCAATCACAGCGGGAACCATGGCTGGGCTGGGCATATGGATGATGCTCGATCAACACCTCATACGCGTTGTGCTCGGCATCACAGTGTTCAGCAACGCAATGAACCTGGGCGTACTCGTCGCAGGTCGTCACGCCGGTGATGCGCCGGCCTTCGTTGCGCTTGGTTCGGATACCGCGGGCCTGGCCAACCCGCTGCCGCAGGCGCTGGTGCTTACAGCCATCGTGATTGGCTTCGCACTGTTTGTTTTTGCGCTATCGATACTCAAGCGCACCCACGAACTACATGGCGACGAGGAGACTGATCACGTCAGTGCCGTGGTAGAAGAGCCCGCCCCCGACGGGCAGGAGAATGGCATAGAGGAGGGCGATGAAAGGCCGCCCGCTGAAGCGAAGCCGTCGCCCCGGGGGGCTCAATGA
- a CDS encoding Na+/H+ antiporter subunit E — protein sequence MLLTHVLSAALLAWATLGLTPTRWLLAMLVVYVVFRLLGLAVPACRIYAMRAEAGARFVPWYVYKIVAASVDVARVTLNWRRTVSPAVVRVALQTDDKRLITLICCLLTLTPGTLALDYLDSVLYVHVLDTQSAESVQQSVVDIEQRLAAWIHPMGGQL from the coding sequence ATGTTACTCACGCACGTACTGAGCGCTGCCTTGCTGGCGTGGGCAACGCTCGGATTGACACCGACCCGATGGCTGCTGGCAATGCTGGTGGTCTACGTGGTGTTCAGGTTGCTGGGCCTGGCAGTGCCAGCGTGCCGGATATATGCGATGCGCGCTGAAGCGGGTGCTCGATTTGTTCCCTGGTATGTCTACAAGATTGTTGCTGCCTCCGTCGACGTTGCGCGTGTAACACTGAACTGGCGCCGGACCGTTTCACCGGCCGTGGTGCGCGTAGCCTTGCAAACGGACGACAAGCGGCTGATCACGCTGATCTGCTGCCTGTTGACGCTCACGCCGGGCACGCTGGCGCTGGATTACCTGGATAGCGTGCTCTATGTACACGTACTGGATACGCAGAGCGCTGAATCGGTCCAGCAATCTGTGGTTGACATAGAGCAGCGCCTGGCTGCCTGGATACACCCGATGGGAGGACAGCTATGA
- a CDS encoding monovalent cation/H+ antiporter complex subunit F: MTTELYGASWVLPLAGSILLLSALILVLRLLLGPSRPDRAVAVDAMTMVGVASVAVMALYRGDAELLDVAVVLAIVSFFSSVAFALLFSAGGRGASNHPTHDERADR, encoded by the coding sequence ATGACTACTGAACTCTATGGCGCGAGCTGGGTTCTGCCGTTGGCGGGGAGCATTCTGCTACTTAGCGCCTTGATACTGGTGCTCAGGTTGCTGCTGGGTCCGAGCCGGCCTGACCGGGCTGTAGCGGTGGATGCGATGACAATGGTCGGCGTCGCCAGCGTTGCGGTAATGGCGCTTTACCGGGGGGATGCGGAGTTACTGGATGTGGCGGTTGTACTGGCTATCGTCAGCTTTTTCAGCAGCGTCGCCTTCGCTCTGCTGTTCAGCGCTGGTGGCCGTGGCGCGTCCAATCACCCGACCCATGACGAAAGGGCCGACCGATGA